The Faecalibacterium sp. I3-3-89 sequence GCATCATAGGTTTTGCCTGTCTTTTCGGAATAGAGGCCCTTGACCTTTGCCTTACCGTTTTTGAGCAGAGCAGCGGCGATCTTCGGTGTGAACGCCTTTTTGCGCTGCTCAAAGAAGCGGTCATTCTTCCACATCACGAACTGACAGCCACGGTTCCCGCAGTAAAAATTCTTTTTACCCTCATAGACGTTTTCACCGCACCGGGGACACTTGCCGATGATGACCCGTTCCGACTGAAATAAGTTCTGCTTGTCCGCGCTGATGCAGGAATAAGTCTTGACCAACTGGCACACCTGTGCCTCGATTTCGGCCATGAACTCGTCCGGGTCTGCCTTGCCTTTGGCAATCTCGGTCAGGCGGTTTTCCCATTCAGCAGTCAGAGCGGGAGAGGTCAGGCTTTCCGGCAGAACCACCGCCAGATTGATGCCGTCCTTGGTGGGGACAAGCTGTTTGCCTTTGCGCTGCACAAAGCCCATTTGCACCAGCTTTTCCAGAATCGCGGCACGGGTGGCGGGCGTACCCAGCCCCTTGCGTTCCGCTTGGCCCAGGCCACCCTCTCTTGCTCCTGCAGAGCAATTCACCTTGTCCTCCGGCATATCCTCGGCCCCGGCCCGCTCCATTGCTGACAGGAGCGTATCTTCGGTGTAGGCTTTCGGCGGGGACGTGAAGTGTTCCGAAACGTCCGCTGTCACGAAAAAACTCTGCCCCTCGGCCAGTTTCGGCAGGGCGTTCAAAACTTCTTCCTCGGTGTCGGCTTTCAGGGTGGAACGGAACCGCTGGTCGATTCCTTTCCAACCGGGGACAAGTACAGTCTTTCCTTTGGCGGCGAACTCGTTCCCTGCACAGGAGAACACAGCCGTCACAGTTTCGTACTCATGGGGCGCGGCTATCGTGCAGAGCAGTTTGGAGCAGACAAGGTTCATCAGCTTGCATTCACTCTCGGCAAGACCAGTGAAACCCTGCTTTACAAATTCGGACGTGGGGATGATGGCGTGGTGGTCCGATACCTTTTTGCTGTTCAGAATCCGGCCCACTTCCGGGGTCAAGTCAAGCCCTTGGGCAAAGGGCAGCAGCCCCAGCAGGTCAGACACAAGATGTTGTGCTGTCTGGCCCATATCCTCGGTCAGATATTGGCTGTCCGTGCGGGGATAGGTCAGCAGTTTCTTTTCGTAAAGCTGCTGGGCGTAATCAAGGGTCTGTTTTGCGGTAAAACCGAACAGACGGTTTGCTTCCCGCTGCAAGGTGGTCAGGTCATAGAGCTTAGGCGGCTGTTCTGCCTTTCTCTCACGCTTGATAGAAGTACAGATGGCAGATGTTCCGGCACAAGTAGCTTTCAAAGTGTTGGCCTCGTCCATGCTGGCAATGCGCCCACTGTCCGCTTTCAAGCTGCCGGACTGGATGCCGACCGTGTAATACTTTTCTTTTTGGAAGCGCAGAATTTTTGCATCCCGGTCCACCAGCATTTTCAGTGTCGGGGTCTGCACCCGGCCCACCGTCAGGGTCTTGTGGTACAGCACCGAAAACAGCCGCGTTGCGTTGATGCCCACCAGCCAATCCGCCTTTGCACGGCAGAGGGCCGATTGATACAGAGCATCATAATCCGAATCCGGGCGCAGGTTTGCGAAGCCCTCCCGGATAGCGGCATCCTCCATGCTGGAAATCCAGAGCCGCTTCACAGGTTTTGTGCAACCGGCCATTTGGTAGACGAAACGGAAAATCAGTTCTCCCTCCCGGCCTGCATCGGTCGCGGCGGTCACACTGTCCACATCCGGGCGGTTGAGCAGGGCGCGGACGATTTCAAACTGCTGTTTCTTCTCGTCCGGGACGATGAACTGCCACGGCTGGGGCAGGATGGGCAAATCATCATACCGCCACTTACAGTATTTTTCATCGTACTGGTCCGCCTCGGCAAAGGACACCAGATGCCCGATGCACCAGCTGACAAGATACCCGCCGCCCTGCCAGTAGCCGTTTTGCTTTTCATCGGCCCCGATCACGGTGGCAATGCTGCGGGCAACACTGGGCTTTTCGGCAATCACCAGCTGA is a genomic window containing:
- a CDS encoding DNA topoisomerase 3 is translated as MSVQLVIAEKPSVARSIATVIGADEKQNGYWQGGGYLVSWCIGHLVSFAEADQYDEKYCKWRYDDLPILPQPWQFIVPDEKKQQFEIVRALLNRPDVDSVTAATDAGREGELIFRFVYQMAGCTKPVKRLWISSMEDAAIREGFANLRPDSDYDALYQSALCRAKADWLVGINATRLFSVLYHKTLTVGRVQTPTLKMLVDRDAKILRFQKEKYYTVGIQSGSLKADSGRIASMDEANTLKATCAGTSAICTSIKRERKAEQPPKLYDLTTLQREANRLFGFTAKQTLDYAQQLYEKKLLTYPRTDSQYLTEDMGQTAQHLVSDLLGLLPFAQGLDLTPEVGRILNSKKVSDHHAIIPTSEFVKQGFTGLAESECKLMNLVCSKLLCTIAAPHEYETVTAVFSCAGNEFAAKGKTVLVPGWKGIDQRFRSTLKADTEEEVLNALPKLAEGQSFFVTADVSEHFTSPPKAYTEDTLLSAMERAGAEDMPEDKVNCSAGAREGGLGQAERKGLGTPATRAAILEKLVQMGFVQRKGKQLVPTKDGINLAVVLPESLTSPALTAEWENRLTEIAKGKADPDEFMAEIEAQVCQLVKTYSCISADKQNLFQSERVIIGKCPRCGENVYEGKKNFYCGNRGCQFVMWKNDRFFEQRKKAFTPKIAAALLKNGKAKVKGLYSEKTGKTYDATVLLADTGGKYVNYRVERKE